Proteins from a genomic interval of Neorhodopirellula lusitana:
- a CDS encoding nitroreductase family protein, whose amino-acid sequence MHSESNTSLIRLRRSIKPAQLSDRPVSDKILREIIENATWAPTHGMTEPWRFTVYQGAARKRLADFLASTYKSITPPEQFKPNKYEALGKSPLFGPVVIAVGMERQESEKISELDEVMAVACAVQNMHLTCASHGLGGFWSTNVAATSDAMRDFTGLKPKDRSLGLFYIGYPNCEWPTSQRQPADEKIQWVHE is encoded by the coding sequence ATGCACTCTGAATCCAATACTTCGCTCATTCGTCTTCGCCGCTCGATCAAACCCGCCCAGTTATCGGACCGCCCGGTTAGCGACAAGATCCTGAGGGAGATCATCGAGAACGCGACGTGGGCTCCTACACACGGGATGACCGAACCTTGGCGGTTCACTGTCTATCAGGGTGCAGCCCGAAAACGTTTGGCGGATTTTTTGGCGTCCACCTACAAATCAATCACGCCGCCCGAGCAATTCAAGCCCAACAAGTACGAAGCCTTGGGCAAGAGTCCACTATTCGGCCCCGTCGTGATCGCAGTCGGAATGGAACGCCAGGAGAGCGAAAAGATTTCGGAATTAGACGAAGTCATGGCTGTCGCGTGTGCCGTCCAAAACATGCACCTGACGTGCGCTTCCCACGGACTTGGCGGGTTCTGGTCAACCAATGTCGCCGCCACCAGTGATGCGATGCGAGACTTCACCGGCTTGAAGCCAAAGGACCGCTCACTCGGCCTGTTCTACATCGGTTACCCCAACTGCGAATGGCCCACCAGCCAACGCCAACCAGCTGACGAGAAAATCCAGTGGGTGCACGAATAA
- a CDS encoding DUF1353 domain-containing protein encodes MYRSTFYQMTAIWVASFSVLGCNPSSMPDPSTGTASVLGQFDGSVIAQWSDNGREMILQQPVSFIDSTSKRWVAPAGAIVDGASIPSVFWSAIGGPFEGKYRNASVVHDVYCNEMTEPWEDVHLMFYEACRSGGVSETQANMLYYAVYHFGPRWEMVTEAEAPAFDQQPGISVRRDREGHHMACYQPAPPTIEEVEQVAEFVSEEAPTANEVRKMDRDQLHRRPRRSRSSEGRSNVGQASNGASNGYPSNGYTSNSGPSNDWQPSQAPQFDRRASRGVSENPPQR; translated from the coding sequence ATGTATCGTTCTACTTTCTATCAAATGACCGCGATTTGGGTCGCCAGCTTTTCGGTCTTGGGATGCAACCCGAGTTCGATGCCAGATCCATCGACTGGTACCGCCAGCGTTCTCGGTCAATTCGACGGAAGCGTCATCGCGCAGTGGAGTGACAACGGCCGCGAGATGATTCTTCAGCAGCCAGTCAGCTTCATTGATTCCACGTCCAAGCGTTGGGTTGCACCGGCGGGAGCAATTGTGGACGGCGCATCGATTCCGTCCGTGTTTTGGTCTGCGATTGGTGGGCCTTTCGAAGGTAAGTATCGAAACGCGTCAGTCGTCCACGATGTGTATTGCAACGAGATGACCGAGCCTTGGGAGGATGTCCATTTGATGTTTTACGAGGCGTGTCGAAGCGGCGGTGTGAGCGAGACGCAGGCCAACATGCTCTACTACGCGGTCTATCACTTCGGTCCGCGTTGGGAAATGGTAACCGAAGCGGAGGCACCCGCTTTTGATCAGCAGCCTGGAATCAGTGTTCGTCGTGACCGAGAGGGACACCATATGGCGTGTTACCAACCCGCACCGCCGACGATTGAAGAAGTCGAGCAGGTGGCAGAGTTCGTTTCCGAAGAAGCTCCCACGGCGAACGAAGTAAGGAAAATGGATCGGGATCAGCTGCATCGACGACCAAGACGCAGTCGTTCCAGCGAAGGCCGATCTAACGTTGGTCAAGCGAGTAACGGGGCATCAAACGGTTATCCATCAAACGGATACACGTCCAATAGTGGTCCATCGAACGATTGGCAGCCTAGCCAGGCACCCCAATTTGATCGTCGTGCCAGCCGAGGCGTTTCAGAGAATCCGCCGCAACGTTAA
- a CDS encoding MDR family oxidoreductase, which translates to MFKGILIQKDEAGYRASLTDLDESQLPEGDVTIRVSHSTLNFKDALAITGKGPVVRRFPMVPGVDLVGTVEHSGHSEYTVGDTVILNGWGVGEKHWGGLAQKARVNGDWLVPLRGRFTPEQAMSIGTAGYTAMLCVLALERNGVKPDDGEILVTGAAGGVGSVATAVLTKLGYSVVAVSGRPEEAAYIKSMGAIEILDRDQFSSPGKPLGAERWAGAIDVVGSHTLANVCATTRYRGFVAACGLAGGMDFPATVAPFILRGVTLVGIDSVMCPRLERLEAWRRLSRDLDVAKLAAISNEVGLSEVMPLAQKMLNGEVRGRIVVDVNR; encoded by the coding sequence ATGTTCAAGGGGATTTTGATTCAGAAGGACGAGGCCGGATATCGTGCCTCGCTAACCGACTTGGACGAGTCGCAGTTACCCGAGGGCGATGTCACGATTCGAGTTAGCCACTCGACGCTTAACTTCAAAGACGCTTTGGCGATCACGGGCAAGGGTCCGGTGGTTCGTCGGTTTCCGATGGTGCCCGGTGTGGATCTGGTCGGTACCGTTGAGCATTCAGGCCACTCGGAATACACGGTCGGTGATACGGTAATTTTGAACGGCTGGGGAGTCGGCGAGAAGCACTGGGGCGGCTTGGCCCAAAAGGCACGTGTCAACGGAGATTGGTTGGTGCCGTTGCGCGGGCGGTTCACTCCGGAGCAGGCGATGTCGATCGGCACTGCGGGTTACACCGCAATGCTATGTGTGCTGGCGCTGGAACGAAATGGAGTCAAGCCGGACGACGGTGAGATTCTAGTCACCGGTGCGGCGGGCGGAGTCGGAAGCGTGGCCACGGCGGTACTGACCAAGCTGGGGTATTCCGTCGTTGCGGTTAGCGGTCGGCCAGAGGAAGCGGCCTACATCAAAAGCATGGGAGCAATCGAAATTCTGGACCGAGATCAGTTCAGTTCACCGGGCAAGCCCCTGGGCGCCGAACGTTGGGCTGGGGCGATCGACGTGGTCGGTAGCCACACGCTGGCGAACGTGTGTGCGACGACCCGGTACCGAGGCTTCGTTGCAGCGTGTGGGTTGGCCGGCGGAATGGATTTCCCCGCGACAGTCGCGCCGTTCATTCTGCGAGGCGTCACGCTGGTGGGAATTGACAGTGTGATGTGTCCTCGTCTTGAGCGTTTGGAAGCGTGGCGACGTTTGAGCCGCGATCTGGACGTGGCCAAGCTTGCCGCCATCAGTAACGAGGTCGGCCTGAGCGAAGTGATGCCGCTCGCCCAAAAGATGCTCAACGGTGAAGTGAGAGGCCGAATCGTCGTGGACGTGAATCGCTGA
- a CDS encoding SGNH/GDSL hydrolase family protein: MPESNMPTRRVFIKATAVAGGALSFGTAASGDQPDQVSVGVAGYQYRLPNLKKGSRLLFQGDSITDMKWGRNQSDRNHYLGHSYVYLIASRLGVDMPAAKLEFFNRGNSGNTVSQLRERWQTDAIELQPDVLSILIGVNDVGRAIRSGQGQVPLEEWEQDYRAILDASRSANADLRIVLLDPFVLPAKRFGDGNYAKWRTQVDQLREIVGVLAKDYEAVHIHTQQIFDDATKVAAPEHWIWDGVHPLPQGHELIARNWLEKMS; this comes from the coding sequence ATGCCAGAATCAAACATGCCTACCCGACGAGTGTTCATTAAAGCAACCGCTGTCGCTGGCGGAGCGTTGTCATTCGGAACCGCAGCCTCCGGTGACCAGCCCGACCAAGTTTCAGTCGGCGTTGCCGGGTATCAATATCGATTGCCGAACCTGAAGAAGGGGAGTCGATTGTTGTTCCAGGGCGATTCGATCACCGACATGAAGTGGGGCCGCAATCAAAGCGACCGCAACCACTACCTAGGGCATAGCTATGTCTATCTAATCGCGTCTCGCTTGGGAGTCGACATGCCTGCGGCAAAGTTGGAATTCTTCAATCGTGGGAATAGCGGCAACACGGTCTCGCAACTAAGAGAACGCTGGCAAACCGATGCCATCGAACTTCAGCCTGACGTGCTTAGTATTCTGATCGGCGTGAACGATGTTGGGCGGGCGATACGCTCGGGTCAAGGACAGGTGCCGTTGGAAGAATGGGAACAGGACTACCGCGCGATCCTGGACGCCAGTCGTAGTGCCAACGCCGACTTGCGTATCGTGTTGCTGGATCCCTTCGTGCTTCCAGCAAAGCGGTTCGGCGATGGCAACTACGCAAAGTGGCGAACGCAAGTCGACCAACTTCGCGAGATCGTAGGTGTGCTAGCGAAGGACTACGAGGCGGTTCACATTCACACCCAGCAGATCTTCGACGACGCCACCAAGGTCGCCGCACCAGAACACTGGATCTGGGACGGCGTGCATCCGCTGCCACAAGGTCACGAACTGATCGCCAGGAACTGGCTGGAAAAAATGTCGTAG
- a CDS encoding CBS domain-containing protein: MHATQVDLEVPVHSFMRRQPVSILETETVQDAVEMMAEHHLSALPVVDENKMLKGMVTVNDMLRLIQNAERTLNCNLAIYDENYLVNELIRECLGSDPVSSVMSTATITAEQDDSIQRVSKLMIENQVHHIPVMNHDKKLVGVVSTMDFVRFVNENH; this comes from the coding sequence ATGCATGCGACACAAGTCGATCTCGAGGTCCCCGTCCATAGCTTCATGCGTCGTCAACCGGTCTCGATTCTAGAAACGGAGACGGTTCAAGATGCTGTCGAGATGATGGCCGAGCATCATCTTTCCGCCTTACCGGTGGTGGACGAAAACAAAATGCTGAAAGGCATGGTGACGGTCAACGACATGCTGCGTTTGATTCAGAATGCCGAACGCACCTTGAATTGCAATCTCGCGATCTATGACGAAAACTACCTAGTCAATGAACTGATACGCGAGTGCCTGGGAAGCGATCCTGTATCCTCAGTCATGTCGACCGCAACGATCACCGCCGAACAAGACGACAGCATCCAGCGGGTGTCCAAGCTGATGATCGAAAACCAAGTGCATCACATTCCCGTGATGAATCACGACAAGAAGCTGGTTGGAGTCGTCTCAACCATGGACTTTGTTCGGTTCGTGAACGAGAACCATTGA